A single window of Granulibacter bethesdensis DNA harbors:
- the ispG gene encoding flavodoxin-dependent (E)-4-hydroxy-3-methylbut-2-enyl-diphosphate synthase, producing the protein MSYRPYQQIERRKSRQIHVGKVAVGGDAPISVQTMTNTLTTDAEATIAQIRRAELAGVDIVRVSCPDQESTIALKEIVREVNVPIVADIHFHYRRAIEAAEAGAACLRINPGNIGSAERVREVVKAARDHGCAIRIGVNAGSLERHLLEKYGEPNPDALVESALEHAKILQDHDFHEFKISVKASDVFLAVAAYQQLAEVCDHPLHIGITEAGGRRTGTVKSAIGLGNLLWAGVGDTMRVSLSAEPEEEVHVGWEILKGLGLRHRGVKIISCPSCARQGFNVIETVAALEERLAHIQTPLTLSIIGCVVNGPGEALMTDIGLTGGGGGRHMIYNAGKTDHTIAADGMVDHIVTLVEEKAARIVEEEAAAKAAAEQAAQEAALQHETV; encoded by the coding sequence ATGAGCTATCGTCCCTATCAGCAGATTGAGCGGCGTAAATCCCGGCAGATCCATGTCGGCAAGGTAGCCGTGGGTGGAGATGCGCCCATCAGCGTGCAGACCATGACCAATACGCTGACGACCGATGCGGAAGCGACGATTGCCCAGATTCGCCGTGCCGAACTCGCCGGTGTCGATATCGTCCGGGTCTCCTGCCCTGATCAGGAAAGCACCATCGCGCTGAAGGAAATCGTGCGCGAGGTGAATGTGCCCATCGTGGCGGATATCCATTTCCATTATCGCCGCGCCATTGAGGCGGCCGAAGCCGGTGCAGCCTGTCTGCGTATCAATCCCGGCAATATCGGCAGTGCCGAGCGTGTTCGGGAAGTGGTGAAAGCCGCCCGCGATCATGGCTGCGCCATCCGTATCGGGGTGAATGCCGGTTCGCTGGAGCGGCATCTGCTGGAGAAATACGGCGAACCCAATCCGGATGCGCTGGTGGAAAGCGCGCTGGAACATGCCAAGATTCTTCAGGATCACGATTTCCACGAATTCAAGATCAGCGTGAAAGCCTCTGACGTGTTTCTGGCGGTGGCGGCTTATCAGCAACTGGCCGAAGTCTGTGACCATCCCTTGCATATCGGCATTACCGAGGCCGGTGGCCGCCGTACCGGCACAGTGAAATCCGCCATTGGACTCGGCAATCTGCTCTGGGCGGGCGTGGGCGATACGATGCGTGTCTCTCTCTCCGCCGAGCCGGAGGAAGAGGTGCATGTCGGCTGGGAAATTCTAAAGGGCCTCGGCCTGCGCCATCGTGGCGTGAAGATCATCTCCTGTCCGTCCTGTGCCCGTCAGGGTTTCAACGTGATCGAGACCGTAGCCGCGCTGGAGGAACGTCTGGCGCATATTCAGACTCCGCTGACGCTCTCGATCATCGGTTGTGTGGTCAATGGTCCTGGTGAGGCGCTGATGACGGATATCGGCCTGACCGGCGGCGGCGGTGGCCGCCACATGATCTACAATGCGGGTAAGACCGATCATACCATTGCTGCCGACGGCATGGTCGATCACATCGTCACGCTGGTGGAAGAAAAAGCCGCCCGCATTGTTGAAGAAGAGGCTGCCGCCAAGGCCGCGGCCGAGCAAGCCGCTCAGGAAGCCGCGCTTCAGCACGAAACCGTTTAG
- the hisS gene encoding histidine--tRNA ligase encodes MAALQPPRGTHDLIGEDQRRYRHVVETARRIVGLYGFDEWATPVFEDTKVFSRTLGETSDVVTKEMYTFTDRGGEGLTLRPEGTAAICRALVTNGLTQSLPQKVFYAGPMFRYERPQKGRYRQFHQIGLELIGAAEPLADAEAIACGWQILNALGIGGSVVLELNTLGDKASRDAYREALVAYFSAQRESLSEESRTRLERNPLRILDSKNEGDRALIAEAPVIYEHLTEEAATFYAGLKRHLTQLGVPFRENPRIVRGLDYYNHTAFEFVTDALGSQGTVLAGGRYDGLVAEMGGPATPAVGWAAGIERLSMLLAEPPAAPAPVAVVPVGEEEEAALDVVQSLRAAGLRAEMAYRGNLKRRMERANKAGSWAAVILGTEERARGVAQVKDLRTGEQQEVALDGLATWLLARGVA; translated from the coding sequence ATGGCCGCCTTGCAACCCCCCAGAGGCACTCATGATCTGATCGGAGAAGATCAGCGTCGTTATCGCCATGTCGTGGAGACCGCCCGCCGGATCGTAGGGCTGTATGGTTTTGACGAATGGGCCACGCCGGTTTTCGAAGATACGAAAGTCTTCAGCCGCACTCTTGGTGAAACGTCTGACGTGGTGACGAAGGAGATGTACACCTTCACCGATCGCGGCGGCGAAGGGCTGACCCTCCGGCCGGAGGGAACGGCGGCTATCTGCCGTGCTCTGGTCACCAATGGCCTGACCCAGTCCCTGCCGCAGAAAGTGTTCTATGCCGGGCCGATGTTCCGCTATGAACGGCCCCAGAAAGGGCGCTATCGCCAGTTTCATCAAATCGGGCTGGAACTGATCGGTGCGGCCGAACCGCTGGCGGATGCGGAGGCGATTGCCTGCGGTTGGCAGATCCTGAACGCGCTGGGCATTGGTGGCAGCGTGGTGCTGGAACTGAACACACTGGGCGATAAAGCCAGCCGCGATGCCTATCGCGAGGCGCTGGTGGCCTATTTTTCGGCGCAGCGGGAGTCTTTGTCGGAAGAGAGCCGCACCCGGCTGGAGCGTAACCCGCTGCGGATACTGGACAGCAAAAATGAGGGAGACCGTGCGCTGATTGCTGAGGCGCCAGTGATTTACGAGCATCTGACAGAAGAGGCCGCCACGTTTTATGCCGGGCTGAAGCGACATCTGACGCAGCTTGGCGTGCCGTTCCGGGAAAATCCGCGCATCGTGCGAGGGCTGGATTACTACAATCATACGGCCTTTGAATTCGTCACGGATGCGCTGGGATCACAGGGCACTGTGCTGGCCGGTGGCCGTTATGACGGTCTGGTGGCGGAGATGGGTGGTCCTGCTACCCCCGCCGTGGGCTGGGCTGCCGGGATCGAGCGCCTGTCCATGCTGTTGGCTGAGCCGCCTGCTGCACCGGCACCGGTTGCGGTGGTGCCCGTGGGTGAGGAAGAAGAAGCGGCGCTGGATGTGGTGCAGAGCTTGCGGGCGGCTGGATTGCGGGCGGAAATGGCCTATCGCGGCAATCTGAAGCGCCGCATGGAACGTGCCAACAAGGCAGGTTCCTGGGCCGCGGTTATCCTCGGCACGGAGGAGCGGGCGAGGGGCGTGGCACAGGTCAAGGACCTGCGCACCGGTGAACAGCAGGAAGTGGCGCTGGATGGTCTCGCTACATGGCTGCTGGCGCGTGGGGTGGCATGA
- the prfA gene encoding peptide chain release factor 1, giving the protein MSFTANLDRIVARAEELRASLSEGLNGDSFAAASRELAELEPVVARIEELWAAERGLAEAEAMLADPDMRELAESEAEILREKLPSLTKEIRIALLPKDEADERSAILEIRPAAGGDEASLFAAQLFSMYQRYAEIRGWRFEILEYDDTGLGGLKGGMAEITGRSVFARLKYESGVHRVQRVPATESQGRIHTSTVTVAVLPEAEDVDVQIDEGDLRIDVYRASGAGGQHVNKTESAVRITHLPSGIVVAMQEEKSQHKNRAKAMKILKARLYEQQRAALHASRAADRRAQVGTGDRSERIRTYNFPQGRVSDHRINLTLYKIDRVMLGELDDFVDALTAEDQAARLSAQEL; this is encoded by the coding sequence ATGAGTTTTACAGCAAATCTCGACCGGATTGTTGCGCGGGCCGAGGAGTTGCGGGCTTCCCTGTCCGAAGGGCTGAATGGCGACAGCTTCGCAGCGGCCTCGCGGGAGCTGGCGGAGCTGGAGCCGGTTGTGGCCCGGATCGAGGAGCTGTGGGCGGCGGAGCGCGGTCTGGCTGAGGCGGAGGCCATGCTGGCCGATCCCGATATGCGGGAACTGGCCGAGAGCGAAGCTGAAATCCTGCGTGAAAAATTGCCGTCCCTGACAAAGGAAATCCGGATCGCCCTGCTGCCGAAGGACGAGGCGGATGAGCGTTCGGCCATTCTGGAAATTCGTCCTGCGGCGGGGGGGGATGAGGCAAGCCTGTTCGCGGCACAGCTTTTTTCCATGTATCAGCGTTATGCGGAAATCCGAGGCTGGCGCTTCGAGATTCTCGAATATGACGATACCGGTCTTGGTGGATTGAAGGGCGGTATGGCTGAAATCACCGGCCGGTCGGTTTTTGCGCGGCTGAAATATGAAAGTGGTGTGCATCGTGTTCAGCGTGTTCCGGCAACGGAATCACAGGGGCGTATCCATACCTCCACCGTGACCGTCGCGGTGCTGCCGGAGGCGGAGGATGTGGATGTGCAGATTGATGAAGGCGATCTGCGCATCGACGTGTATCGTGCATCCGGCGCGGGCGGCCAGCACGTCAATAAAACCGAAAGCGCTGTGCGCATCACCCATCTTCCCTCCGGTATCGTCGTGGCGATGCAGGAGGAAAAGAGCCAGCACAAAAATCGCGCCAAGGCGATGAAGATTCTGAAAGCACGCCTGTATGAACAGCAGCGTGCCGCCCTGCATGCCAGCCGTGCGGCTGATCGCCGGGCCCAGGTGGGAACTGGGGATCGCAGCGAGCGCATCCGCACCTATAATTTTCCGCAAGGGCGCGTGTCGGATCATCGCATCAATCTGACGCTGTACAAGATTGATCGTGTCATGCTCGGCGAGCTTGATGATTTCGTCGATGCCCTGACAGCAGAGGATCAGGCTGCCCGTCTTTCCGCACAGGAGTTATGA
- a CDS encoding class I SAM-dependent methyltransferase encodes MTQTHAAQAAHIERQFGTRADAYVRSDVHAKGADLHRLADVLEPYRGGVMLDLGCGGGHVSFTAAPLMQHVVACDLSPRMLEAAAAEAARRGLHHIETVSGMAEALPFADHHFDVVASRYSAHHWPDFEAGLRQAYRVLKPGGLAVFMDTAGFPDAAADTVLQSIELLRDPSHVRNRTLVEWVAGLERAGFLIEEARSDTLNMDFAAWLARMATPSVHEAAIRALLRGLPQSMRVRVGVQDEAISSWAVPIVFLIARRAV; translated from the coding sequence ATGACACAGACGCATGCTGCACAGGCCGCACATATCGAACGGCAATTCGGCACCCGTGCCGATGCCTATGTGAGGAGTGATGTGCATGCGAAGGGTGCTGATCTGCACCGTCTGGCCGATGTGCTTGAACCGTACCGGGGCGGTGTGATGCTCGATCTCGGCTGTGGTGGTGGGCATGTTTCCTTTACGGCAGCCCCATTGATGCAGCATGTGGTGGCCTGTGACCTGTCTCCCCGTATGCTGGAGGCGGCAGCGGCGGAGGCAGCCCGGCGGGGGCTGCATCATATTGAAACAGTGTCTGGCATGGCGGAGGCTTTGCCATTTGCGGATCATCATTTCGATGTCGTGGCCAGCCGTTACAGTGCCCATCACTGGCCCGATTTCGAGGCCGGATTACGGCAGGCCTACAGGGTTCTGAAGCCGGGTGGTCTCGCGGTGTTCATGGATACGGCGGGATTTCCCGATGCCGCCGCCGATACGGTCTTGCAGAGCATTGAATTGCTGCGTGATCCCTCCCATGTCCGTAATCGCACTCTGGTGGAATGGGTGGCGGGGCTGGAAAGGGCCGGTTTCCTCATTGAGGAAGCACGCAGCGACACTCTGAACATGGATTTTGCAGCATGGTTGGCGCGTATGGCGACGCCGTCTGTGCATGAAGCCGCCATCCGCGCATTACTGAGGGGGCTGCCGCAATCCATGCGTGTGCGAGTGGGGGTGCAGGATGAAGCCATTTCAAGCTGGGCGGTGCCGATTGTTTTTCTGATCGCGCGCCGGGCAGTGTGA
- the prmC gene encoding peptide chain release factor N(5)-glutamine methyltransferase — MSETIRVALNRAASALAAAEVESPRAEARLMLGMLLGLDATGLLRDSEREVTLPLLDEWIERRAKREPLAYILGVREFWGLSFAVTPDTLIPRPDTETLIEYALALRPPVQGGVRRVLDLGTGTGCLLLAALHEYRQATGLGIDRKQAVAALARRNAISLGVADRVAFCVGDWASCCADRFDLVLSNPPYIPDRDMAGLMADVRDYEPASALAAGERGMEAYRGIIPSLPDLLTPSGVAILELGIGQEAEVGALAAQAGLRVIGCRVDLGGIARALALGLDMIGLSPE, encoded by the coding sequence GTGTCCGAGACGATCCGCGTAGCATTGAACCGGGCCGCCTCGGCTCTGGCTGCGGCGGAGGTGGAGTCTCCGCGGGCAGAGGCACGGCTGATGCTGGGGATGCTGCTCGGGCTGGATGCGACCGGGCTGCTGCGCGACAGCGAGCGGGAGGTGACGCTGCCCTTACTCGACGAATGGATCGAGCGCAGGGCGAAGCGGGAGCCGCTGGCTTATATTTTGGGCGTGCGGGAGTTCTGGGGCCTGTCTTTTGCGGTGACGCCTGACACGCTGATTCCGCGGCCGGATACGGAAACGCTGATCGAGTATGCGCTGGCATTGCGCCCTCCGGTGCAGGGAGGGGTGCGACGTGTGCTTGATCTGGGAACCGGCACGGGATGCCTGCTGTTGGCGGCGCTGCATGAATATCGACAGGCCACGGGTCTGGGTATCGACCGTAAACAGGCTGTTGCTGCGTTGGCCCGTCGCAATGCGATTTCTCTTGGCGTGGCGGATCGGGTAGCATTCTGTGTAGGGGATTGGGCCTCCTGCTGTGCGGACAGGTTTGATCTGGTCCTGTCCAATCCGCCCTATATTCCCGATCGGGATATGGCGGGGTTGATGGCAGATGTTCGTGATTATGAACCTGCCTCCGCCCTTGCTGCCGGGGAGAGAGGTATGGAGGCCTATCGCGGGATCATTCCCTCTTTGCCGGATCTGCTGACACCATCCGGTGTCGCGATTCTGGAGCTGGGGATCGGGCAGGAGGCCGAGGTTGGAGCCTTGGCGGCACAGGCGGGGTTACGCGTTATCGGGTGCCGCGTTGATCTGGGTGGTATTGCCAGAGCGCTGGCGCTTGGTCTTGATATGATCGGCCTCTCACCAGAATGA
- a CDS encoding NUDIX hydrolase family protein, with amino-acid sequence MSPFLRPVAACRSLVLPGHFLPFRLGERQIGWVSPHLLPALKKAQQELPAHALQLDKDGVTLSGDNPDLPALLERALYRSTRFLWRDEPFDIRETIDGPVLFQLDRGVLPMLGVLAQGVHANGLVHRPDGLHLWVSRRSATRPLDPGKLDHLAAGGIPAGHAPFDALIKEAAEEASIPETLVRQARKVAVLTYRLERPEGLRRDVLHCFDLDLPESFIPHAGDGESAGFELMPVKRAMEIVAETDEFKFNVNLVLIDLFLRLGLIHGAEAELVSRALYDGPHHAAQVCL; translated from the coding sequence ATGAGTCCCTTTTTACGCCCTGTCGCCGCCTGTCGCTCTCTTGTACTGCCGGGCCATTTTCTACCCTTCAGGCTGGGAGAACGTCAGATCGGATGGGTGTCCCCCCATCTGCTGCCTGCATTGAAGAAGGCACAGCAAGAATTACCTGCCCATGCTCTGCAGCTCGACAAAGATGGGGTGACACTGAGCGGTGACAACCCGGACCTGCCTGCGCTACTGGAAAGGGCACTCTATCGAAGCACCCGTTTTCTATGGCGGGATGAACCTTTCGACATCAGGGAAACGATTGACGGCCCGGTTCTGTTCCAGCTTGATCGTGGAGTTCTGCCCATGCTCGGCGTGCTGGCGCAAGGCGTGCATGCGAACGGGCTGGTGCATCGTCCGGATGGGCTGCATTTATGGGTCTCCCGCCGCAGTGCCACCCGTCCGCTCGACCCCGGCAAGCTTGATCACCTCGCGGCAGGCGGTATTCCCGCCGGGCACGCCCCTTTCGATGCCCTGATCAAGGAAGCCGCCGAAGAAGCTTCCATTCCCGAGACACTGGTCCGTCAGGCGCGCAAGGTGGCTGTGCTGACCTACCGGTTGGAACGACCGGAAGGGCTGCGGCGTGACGTGCTGCACTGCTTCGATCTGGACCTGCCGGAAAGCTTCATCCCTCACGCCGGAGACGGAGAATCCGCCGGGTTCGAACTAATGCCGGTCAAACGCGCCATGGAGATCGTCGCCGAGACGGATGAGTTCAAGTTCAATGTCAATCTGGTGCTGATCGACCTGTTCCTGCGTCTCGGTCTGATCCACGGCGCGGAAGCGGAGCTTGTCTCCCGCGCCCTGTATGATGGGCCGCATCACGCAGCACAAGTCTGCTTATGA
- a CDS encoding ABC transporter ATP-binding protein/permease, whose product MAALILSKVAMVYVPVLYSQAVDALTPHGPQGLIYLPLALVAGYTLLRVAGALFGELRDALFAQTQAQASRMLGLETFRHLHTLSMRFHLDRQTGGLGRNISRGVTAVEQVLRFAVFNILPTLIEILLVIGILWALFDWRFALVAFAAVGIYILFTVGFASWRIRFRRTMNDMDTETQNRTVDSLLNFETVKYFGNEALEAERVDESLRRYARSMVKTQISLNLLNIGQAVIISIGLGAIMLMAAQGVVEGRYSVGRFVLVNTYLMQLYLPLNFLGFVYNTIRQGLVDMEQMFRLMEVEQEVQDRSGALTLPATLDGGAPASLVFDDVWFGYHEERPILRGVSFAVPPGGTLAIVGPTGAGKSTISRLLFRFYDPGQGRVMIDGHDIRDFTQQSLRAAIGVVPQDTVLFNDTIRYNIAYGRPGASQAEIEHAARLAQVHDFVLRLPEGYDTRVGERGLKLSGGEKQRVAIARTILKNPRILILDEATSALDTRTEQEIGAALRAVSQARTTLIIAHRLSTVVDADSIIVLSEGTVIEQGTHAALLAKAGVYAHMWDAQQEQPADLVPV is encoded by the coding sequence ATGGCGGCTCTGATCCTGTCGAAAGTGGCAATGGTTTATGTGCCGGTCCTCTATAGTCAGGCGGTGGATGCGCTGACGCCGCACGGACCGCAGGGGCTGATTTATCTGCCTTTGGCTCTGGTGGCGGGTTATACGCTGCTGCGGGTGGCAGGGGCTTTGTTCGGGGAGCTTCGCGACGCGCTGTTCGCACAGACACAGGCGCAGGCCTCCCGCATGCTGGGGCTGGAAACGTTTCGCCATCTGCATACGCTGTCGATGCGGTTCCATCTGGACCGGCAGACCGGTGGGTTGGGCCGCAACATCTCTCGCGGGGTAACGGCGGTCGAGCAGGTGTTGCGTTTCGCGGTGTTCAACATCCTGCCGACACTGATCGAAATCCTGCTGGTGATCGGAATTTTATGGGCGCTGTTCGACTGGCGTTTCGCGCTGGTCGCTTTCGCGGCAGTGGGGATCTACATCCTGTTCACGGTCGGTTTCGCCAGTTGGCGCATCCGTTTTCGGCGTACCATGAACGATATGGACACGGAAACGCAGAACCGTACCGTGGACAGCCTGCTGAATTTCGAAACCGTTAAATATTTTGGCAATGAGGCGCTGGAAGCTGAGCGCGTCGATGAAAGCCTGCGCCGCTATGCCCGCTCCATGGTGAAAACGCAGATTTCCTTGAACCTGCTGAATATCGGGCAGGCGGTGATCATTTCCATTGGGCTGGGGGCCATCATGCTGATGGCAGCGCAGGGCGTGGTGGAGGGACGTTATTCGGTGGGCCGGTTCGTGCTGGTCAATACCTATCTGATGCAGCTTTATCTGCCGCTGAACTTTCTGGGCTTCGTCTATAACACCATTCGCCAGGGGCTGGTGGATATGGAGCAGATGTTCCGCCTGATGGAGGTGGAGCAGGAGGTCCAGGACCGTTCCGGCGCGCTCACCCTGCCAGCTACGCTCGACGGAGGCGCGCCCGCCTCACTGGTGTTTGATGATGTCTGGTTCGGCTATCATGAGGAGCGCCCGATTTTGCGCGGTGTTTCCTTTGCGGTGCCGCCGGGTGGAACGCTGGCGATTGTCGGGCCGACCGGAGCCGGCAAATCGACCATCAGCCGCCTGCTGTTCCGTTTCTATGATCCGGGACAGGGCAGGGTAATGATTGATGGACATGACATTCGCGATTTCACCCAGCAAAGCCTGAGAGCCGCCATCGGCGTGGTGCCGCAGGATACAGTGCTGTTCAACGACACGATTCGCTATAACATCGCTTATGGTCGCCCTGGTGCGTCGCAGGCAGAGATCGAGCATGCTGCACGGCTGGCGCAGGTGCATGACTTCGTTTTGCGCCTGCCGGAAGGCTACGATACCAGAGTTGGCGAGCGGGGTCTGAAGCTTTCCGGTGGCGAAAAGCAGCGTGTCGCCATTGCGCGTACGATCCTCAAGAATCCCCGTATCCTGATTCTGGATGAGGCGACCAGTGCGCTCGATACCCGCACAGAGCAGGAGATCGGTGCGGCTCTGCGGGCTGTTTCACAGGCGCGGACGACACTGATCATTGCCCATCGTCTTTCCACGGTGGTCGATGCGGATAGCATCATCGTGCTGTCGGAAGGGACAGTGATCGAGCAGGGAACCCATGCCGCGCTGCTGGCAAAAGCAGGTGTCTACGCGCATATGTGGGACGCCCAGCAGGAACAGCCTGCCGATCTGGTCCCGGTTTGA
- the rpmB gene encoding 50S ribosomal protein L28, translating to MSRRCQITGKGVLTGNNVSHANNKTRRRFLPNLQVAGLLSDTLGTSVRLRLSTRAIRTVEKNGGIDAFLLGTPDRQLPTEALELKRRITRAQAKKAEVAA from the coding sequence ATGTCGCGTCGCTGCCAGATCACGGGCAAAGGCGTGCTGACCGGCAATAATGTCAGCCACGCCAACAACAAGACCCGTCGTCGTTTTCTGCCGAATCTGCAGGTCGCTGGCCTGCTGTCCGATACGCTGGGTACCTCCGTCCGCCTTCGTCTGTCCACCCGTGCGATCCGCACCGTGGAAAAGAACGGCGGCATTGATGCCTTCCTGCTGGGCACCCCGGACCGCCAACTGCCGACCGAGGCTCTGGAACTGAAGCGTCGTATCACGCGCGCTCAGGCCAAGAAGGCTGAGGTTGCCGCCTGA
- a CDS encoding S-layer family protein, producing MVAITGSSTVLSAYGQAVANVLDNSGATTAYVYPTILQDGTLSVISATPIIDLTSATPYGYADCSSWVHYVMNTLAPVQDAYVQALRNAPLYNQTVTAYGGQTVVLNGSFQPWAQANVLQDAFASASAGTNGLQTIDVNNASVGLTALQAGDLIAYSTGIYTDPDAANASTNPELNATGDTGHVMVVRDTPTTVPVSSLPSDQQTALAAAGVVTVYAVNVIDSSDVPHANDSRPENSGNHYVQRVQDGILPAAASIHAGGIGMGTLYFGATASGQITHLMFRDDFGWHPTSSAPSALKLSAARLTGSVDLDAVLANLRSAGVTVSDNRLIVTVDPNAATTIAGNTYAMTTNLTGSAGLLVQGGGTLTLNGNSTYSGGTVLNGVTLNVTTATGAGTGGISTRAGSSNTIWLHSGKEAITANGADTIHAGAAEVALNGTGTFLFMGGSGASTVSGGSGASTLLGGSGGGVYSAAASGIVAASGNTTLVGAGHNSLLFGGESGTVMFGSGTDTLVGGSGQGVLVSNGGNAIVTGSGQSSVFGGQSGQDTVVSAQGSNTVIAGAGNMALVGGGNTTLWGGSGNTELWTGAGSMQAALGSGQNAIFLGSGAATVFAGTGQDVFQMTKGQTGGNTRIYGFNAAADTVRLSGYVAGDVSIAVQGGSSVMALADGATVTFVGVTGLHWQSS from the coding sequence ATGGTTGCGATCACAGGCTCATCCACCGTGTTGTCTGCCTATGGTCAGGCTGTCGCCAATGTTCTGGATAATAGCGGCGCAACCACAGCCTATGTTTATCCGACCATCCTTCAGGATGGGACGCTCTCTGTCATATCCGCGACTCCCATCATCGACCTGACATCTGCAACACCTTACGGATACGCGGATTGCTCCAGCTGGGTTCATTATGTCATGAACACGCTGGCGCCGGTACAGGATGCCTATGTGCAGGCGCTGAGAAATGCTCCGCTCTATAATCAGACGGTAACAGCCTACGGCGGTCAAACAGTCGTGCTGAACGGCTCATTCCAGCCATGGGCGCAGGCCAATGTTCTGCAGGATGCCTTCGCTTCGGCCAGTGCGGGCACAAACGGGCTTCAGACAATTGACGTCAATAATGCCTCGGTGGGTTTGACGGCATTACAGGCGGGGGATCTGATTGCTTATTCCACCGGAATCTATACCGATCCTGATGCTGCCAACGCATCGACCAATCCGGAGCTGAATGCGACGGGGGATACCGGGCATGTCATGGTGGTCAGGGATACGCCGACGACCGTGCCTGTTTCCTCATTGCCTTCTGACCAGCAAACAGCCCTTGCCGCTGCCGGCGTAGTGACAGTGTATGCTGTTAATGTCATTGATAGCAGCGATGTTCCACATGCCAATGATTCCCGCCCGGAAAACAGCGGCAATCACTATGTGCAGCGGGTTCAGGACGGTATTCTCCCTGCTGCTGCTTCTATCCATGCTGGTGGCATCGGCATGGGAACGCTGTATTTCGGTGCGACTGCCAGCGGACAGATTACTCATCTGATGTTCCGTGACGATTTTGGATGGCATCCAACCAGCAGTGCTCCGTCTGCATTGAAACTTTCTGCGGCTCGTCTGACAGGCAGTGTCGATCTGGATGCAGTATTGGCCAATCTGCGGAGTGCGGGGGTGACGGTCTCGGATAACCGCCTGATTGTCACGGTTGACCCCAACGCGGCCACGACGATTGCAGGTAATACCTATGCAATGACCACCAACCTGACGGGCTCTGCCGGGTTGCTGGTGCAGGGTGGCGGGACGCTGACGCTGAATGGTAACAGCACCTATAGCGGTGGCACTGTGCTGAATGGGGTGACGCTGAATGTCACCACGGCAACCGGTGCGGGCACCGGCGGTATTTCTACCCGGGCAGGCAGCAGCAACACAATCTGGCTGCATAGCGGGAAGGAAGCCATTACCGCCAATGGTGCCGACACCATTCATGCTGGTGCCGCTGAAGTCGCGTTGAATGGCACTGGTACATTTCTGTTCATGGGAGGAAGCGGAGCCTCGACGGTTTCCGGTGGTTCAGGTGCGTCTACCCTGCTCGGTGGTAGTGGCGGCGGTGTTTATAGTGCTGCTGCATCAGGCATTGTTGCGGCGAGCGGTAATACGACTTTGGTGGGCGCGGGCCATAACAGTCTGCTGTTTGGCGGAGAGTCCGGCACTGTCATGTTCGGTTCCGGTACGGACACGCTCGTTGGCGGATCAGGGCAGGGGGTGCTGGTCAGTAACGGTGGCAATGCGATTGTAACCGGCAGCGGGCAGTCCAGCGTGTTTGGCGGACAGTCCGGTCAGGATACGGTGGTGTCGGCTCAGGGAAGCAACACTGTCATTGCCGGGGCGGGGAATATGGCGCTGGTTGGTGGAGGCAACACGACCTTGTGGGGTGGTTCCGGTAACACCGAACTCTGGACGGGCGCCGGGTCGATGCAGGCTGCGTTGGGCAGCGGACAGAATGCGATCTTTCTCGGCAGTGGCGCGGCCACTGTCTTCGCCGGGACCGGTCAGGACGTGTTTCAGATGACCAAGGGACAGACTGGCGGCAACACCCGGATCTACGGGTTCAATGCGGCAGCGGACACGGTCCGGCTCAGCGGTTATGTGGCGGGGGATGTCTCCATCGCGGTACAGGGCGGCAGCAGCGTCATGGCGCTGGCGGATGGTGCGACAGTCACTTTTGTCGGCGTGACCGGGCTGCACTGGCAATCCTCCTGA